Proteins encoded within one genomic window of Candidatus Hepatoplasma crinochetorum Av:
- the ybeY gene encoding rRNA maturation RNase YbeY yields MNIFANVEITFNCDVVDKSSLFTNNKDKLYKLLLEVVKELKQKSNFVVSLNIIKGEKIKKLNKEYRKIDKETDVLSFPQNELFDNIYDLGDIFINGDLIEEQARSINSNQDTEFLFLFMHGLLHLIGYDHLNSLDEEKMINRQKDLFKKLKIREND; encoded by the coding sequence ATGAATATTTTTGCTAATGTTGAAATTACTTTTAATTGTGATGTTGTAGATAAATCATCTTTATTTACAAATAATAAAGATAAACTTTATAAATTATTATTAGAAGTTGTAAAAGAATTAAAACAAAAAAGTAATTTTGTAGTTTCTCTTAATATAATTAAGGGTGAAAAAATAAAAAAATTAAACAAAGAATATCGTAAAATTGATAAAGAAACAGATGTATTATCATTTCCACAAAATGAGTTATTTGATAATATTTATGATTTGGGTGATATATTTATTAATGGTGATTTAATTGAAGAACAAGCAAGATCAATTAATTCTAATCAGGATACTGAATTTTTGTTTTTATTTATGCATGGATTGCTTCATTTAATAGGTTATGATCATTTAAATTCACTAGATGAAGAAAAAATGATAAATCGGCAAAAGGATCTTTTCAAAAAGTTAAAAATAAGAGAAAATGATTAA
- a CDS encoding HNH endonuclease signature motif containing protein, producing the protein MERKKFTINKRLDVWNNDPNCKGRKNCKDLFGREIKLDHYNLKDQYGWTIDHVKPLAFGGGDEIENLQPLHWKSNLEKGDSPHFCKRL; encoded by the coding sequence ATGGAACGAAAAAAATTTACTATTAATAAACGATTAGATGTTTGAAATAATGACCCTAATTGTAAAGGAAGAAAGAATTGTAAAGATTTATTTGGAAGAGAAATTAAATTAGATCATTACAATTTAAAAGATCAATATGGATGAACAATAGATCATGTTAAACCTCTAGCTTTTGGGGGAGGAGATGAAATTGAAAATCTTCAACCTTTGCATTGAAAATCAAATTTAGAAAAAGGTGATTCACCTCATTTTTGTAAAAGGTTATAA